The Vitis riparia cultivar Riparia Gloire de Montpellier isolate 1030 chromosome 10, EGFV_Vit.rip_1.0, whole genome shotgun sequence genome includes a region encoding these proteins:
- the LOC117924012 gene encoding nuclear transcription factor Y subunit A-7-like codes for MTSSVHDLSDNSEADEPQKHSELQVQSSSPAAGASHPGSAAANIPYATPPQLGAGHAMAQAAYPYPDPYYRSIFAPYDAQPYPAQHYSGQPMVHLQLMGIQQAGVPLPSDAVEEPVFVNAKQYHGILRRRQSRAKAESENKVVKSRKPYLHESRHLHALRRARGCGGRFLNSKKNESEQNEVASGDKSQSNINLNSDKNELASSDSTS; via the exons ATAATAGTGAAGCTGACGAGCCGCAAAAACACTCAGAACTTCAAGTTCAGTCTTCATCTCCTGCAGCTGGAGCGTCCCATCCTGGCAGTGCAGCTGCAAACATTCCATATGCAACACCTCCACAACTTGGGGCAGGACATGCTATG GCACAAGCAGCCTACCCATATCCAGATCCTTACTATAGAAGTATCTTTGCTCCCTATGATGCACAGCCCTATCCTGCACAACATTACAGCGGACAACCTATG GTCCACCTTCAGTTGATGGGAATTCAGCAAGCTGGAGTTCCTTTGCCATCAGATGCAGTTGAGGAGCCTGTGTTTGTTAATGCAAAACAATATCATGGCATTTTACGGCGGCGACAATCTCGTGCAAAAGCTGAATCAGAAAATAAAGTTGTTAAATCTCGGAAG CCATACTTGCATGAATCTCGACATTTGCATGCATTGAGAAGAGCTAGGGGATGTGGGGGCCGGTTCCtgaattcaaagaaaaatgaaagcgAACAGAACGAAGTGGCATCAGGTGACAAATCACAGTCCAATATCAATCTCAACTCTGATAAAAATGAACTTGCCTCCTCTGATAGCACATCTTGA